One genomic window of Paeniglutamicibacter sp. Y32M11 includes the following:
- a CDS encoding molybdenum cofactor biosynthesis protein B, with protein MSACEPLGAPRKAAILISSTRAALGIYEDASAPVIADWLQEQNFDVIPAIVVPDGPSVGAALQGLLLAHPRVIITSGGTGLTPDDTTPEETEPLLDRLVPGIMEALRATGREKTPLAALSRGHAGIAGDTFIVNLPGSPSGVMDGLTVLTPILEHICDQLEGRHAHH; from the coding sequence ATGAGTGCCTGCGAACCCCTGGGTGCCCCTCGTAAGGCAGCCATCCTGATCTCGTCCACCCGTGCCGCACTAGGCATCTATGAGGATGCCAGCGCCCCGGTGATCGCCGACTGGCTTCAGGAACAAAACTTTGATGTCATCCCCGCCATCGTGGTTCCCGACGGTCCCTCCGTCGGAGCGGCGCTGCAGGGTCTGCTGCTGGCACACCCACGGGTCATCATCACCTCCGGCGGCACCGGGCTGACCCCCGATGACACCACCCCGGAAGAAACCGAACCGCTGCTGGATCGTTTGGTGCCCGGCATCATGGAGGCGCTGCGCGCCACCGGCCGGGAAAAGACGCCGCTGGCAGCGCTGAGCCGCGGTCATGCCGGAATCGCCGGGGACACCTTCATCGTGAACCTGCCGGGCTCGCCCTCCGGAGTCATGGACGGACTGACGGTGCTCACACCGATTCTGGAGCACATCTGTGATCAGCTCGAGGGCCGCCATGCCCACCACTAA
- a CDS encoding molybdenum cofactor biosynthesis protein MoaE, producing the protein MPTTNQPAGPGEVVFAGISETPLAVDVAWDAVESDHTGAVVTFGGIVRNHDGGRAVTQLNYSAHPSAPARMLELVTEVAARHPGTRLWASHRVGELHIGDAALVAAAASAHRGAAFDACRDLVETVKAHVPVWKEQFFADGEVQWVGSA; encoded by the coding sequence ATGCCCACCACTAACCAGCCAGCTGGACCCGGGGAAGTAGTGTTTGCCGGGATCAGTGAAACGCCGCTGGCCGTGGATGTTGCCTGGGATGCCGTGGAATCGGATCACACCGGCGCCGTGGTCACCTTCGGTGGCATCGTGCGCAACCACGACGGCGGCCGTGCCGTCACCCAGCTAAACTACAGTGCCCACCCCAGCGCGCCGGCTCGTATGCTGGAGCTGGTCACCGAGGTTGCAGCGCGCCATCCCGGGACCCGGCTCTGGGCCTCACACCGGGTGGGGGAGCTGCACATCGGCGATGCAGCACTGGTGGCAGCCGCTGCCTCCGCCCACCGCGGAGCAGCATTTGATGCCTGCCGCGATCTGGTGGAAACCGTCAAGGCCCACGTTCCGGTCTGGAAGGAACAGTTCTTCGCCGACGGCGAGGTTCAGTGGGTGGGTAGCGCCTAA
- a CDS encoding CocE/NonD family hydrolase: MRPLQEQVSIAGEVSVEIYLSSSAKDTDLTIKLIDEYPPSVDFPQGFAMNLTEGIRRVRYRNSYTEPELMEPHQVYRVTVTAPATANLFAAGHRIRLDVSSSNFPRFDVNSNTGGTIATDRIKIVAENTIHMSTDHPTSLSLQVLPG, from the coding sequence CTGCGCCCTCTGCAGGAGCAAGTCAGTATCGCGGGCGAAGTAAGCGTCGAGATCTACTTATCGTCCTCGGCCAAGGACACTGACCTGACCATCAAGCTGATCGACGAGTATCCGCCCAGCGTTGACTTCCCCCAGGGCTTCGCCATGAATCTCACGGAAGGAATTCGGCGGGTGCGTTACCGCAATTCCTACACCGAACCCGAACTCATGGAGCCGCATCAGGTATATCGCGTCACGGTCACGGCACCTGCCACCGCAAATCTCTTTGCCGCGGGCCACCGCATCCGCCTCGATGTTTCATCAAGCAATTTTCCGCGCTTTGATGTGAACTCTAATACCGGCGGCACGATTGCGACCGACAGGATTAAGATCGTGGCCGAAAATACGATTCATATGTCCACCGATCATCCGACATCGCTGTCCCTGCAGGTTTTACCCGGCTAG
- a CDS encoding AbgT family transporter, protein MLTDQQERRGLRASGISAMVFLALLAAAIIPSGSPLRGEGGEFLESPFLDGIAFFLSMFFLVLGTAFAAGSQQLESASDIPRFMADGVRSIAPLIVLFFAVSQFLALFKFTKISTVVAVVGSDAIQGLGIGSVALFLIVVVCIAILNLLITSGQALWALVAPVIIPMMMLLGTNPATTMALYRIADSCTNSITPMSTSFVLCVGYLQTLNKKAGIGTLISFTLPCALIMFVVWLGLFLAWWALGIPLGPGAPVR, encoded by the coding sequence GTGCTCACGGACCAGCAGGAACGCCGTGGGCTGCGTGCTAGCGGCATCTCGGCGATGGTCTTCCTCGCGTTGTTGGCCGCGGCCATCATCCCTTCGGGATCACCGTTGCGTGGCGAGGGCGGGGAATTCTTGGAATCGCCGTTCCTGGACGGCATCGCGTTCTTCTTGTCGATGTTCTTTTTGGTTCTGGGCACGGCCTTCGCCGCCGGGTCGCAACAGCTTGAATCCGCCTCCGATATCCCTCGATTCATGGCCGATGGTGTTCGTTCGATTGCGCCACTGATCGTCCTGTTTTTTGCCGTCTCCCAATTCTTGGCGTTGTTCAAGTTCACGAAGATCAGCACCGTGGTGGCGGTGGTGGGCTCCGATGCCATTCAAGGCCTGGGCATCGGTAGCGTGGCGTTGTTCCTGATTGTTGTGGTGTGCATTGCGATCCTGAACTTGTTGATCACCTCCGGCCAAGCGTTGTGGGCGTTGGTGGCGCCGGTTATTATCCCGATGATGATGCTGCTCGGGACAAATCCTGCCACCACGATGGCGCTGTATCGCATTGCCGATTCATGCACCAATTCGATCACGCCGATGAGTACCAGCTTCGTTCTTTGTGTGGGTTACCTTCAGACGTTGAACAAGAAGGCTGGCATTGGCACGCTCATTTCCTTCACGTTGCCGTGTGCGCTGATCATGTTCGTCGTGTGGCTTGGATTGTTCCTCGCATGGTGGGCCTTGGGTATTCCGCTCGGCCCCGGTGCCCCCGTGCGGTAG
- a CDS encoding TerC family protein: MQVSPLIWIITIAVTIAFFIYEFFAHVRKPHEPSIGESARWSVFYISLAMLFGVGIGVFSGWTYGSEYFAGYLTEKALSIDNLFVFLLVMSAFAVPRIYQQKVLMVGIIIALVLRGIFIALGATLIENLSWSFYIFGALLLFLAYKQAFSNHEVDPANGRMMRWVRHRFSVTDEYHADKLVVKLGGKCFITPLLLTIIAIGFVDLIFAVDSIPAIYGLTSEAYIVFTANVFALMGLRQLYFLIGGLLERLVYLSQGLAVILAFIGVKLVFHALHVNELAFINGGQPLLWVPEIPISFSLLFIGATVAVATVASLLKTRGSQTPPDVNTPSDFPASKH, encoded by the coding sequence ATGCAGGTATCACCCCTGATCTGGATCATCACCATCGCTGTGACGATCGCTTTCTTCATTTACGAGTTCTTTGCCCACGTGCGTAAACCGCACGAACCGTCCATCGGTGAGTCCGCCCGCTGGTCGGTCTTCTACATCAGCCTTGCCATGCTGTTCGGCGTCGGTATCGGTGTGTTTTCTGGATGGACGTATGGAAGCGAATACTTCGCCGGGTACCTCACCGAAAAGGCACTGTCGATCGACAATCTCTTTGTCTTCCTGCTGGTCATGAGTGCGTTTGCCGTACCGAGGATCTACCAGCAAAAGGTGCTGATGGTGGGCATCATCATTGCGCTGGTCTTGCGTGGCATCTTCATTGCGCTCGGAGCGACTCTGATTGAGAACCTCTCCTGGAGCTTCTACATCTTTGGCGCACTGCTGCTCTTCCTGGCCTACAAGCAAGCGTTCTCAAACCACGAGGTAGATCCCGCCAATGGGCGGATGATGCGGTGGGTGCGCCACCGCTTCTCGGTGACTGATGAATATCACGCGGACAAGCTCGTCGTGAAGCTGGGTGGCAAGTGCTTCATCACCCCGCTGCTGCTGACCATCATCGCTATTGGTTTTGTCGACTTAATCTTCGCTGTCGACTCCATCCCCGCCATCTACGGGCTCACCAGCGAGGCTTACATCGTCTTTACAGCGAATGTCTTCGCCCTGATGGGGCTGCGTCAGTTGTACTTCCTCATTGGTGGCCTGTTGGAGCGATTGGTCTACCTGTCACAAGGCCTCGCGGTCATCCTGGCCTTCATTGGCGTCAAACTCGTCTTCCACGCTTTGCACGTCAATGAACTCGCCTTCATCAACGGCGGGCAGCCTCTCTTGTGGGTCCCCGAGATCCCGATCTCGTTCTCCCTGCTGTTCATTGGAGCGACGGTTGCCGTGGCCACGGTCGCGAGCCTGCTGAAGACTCGTGGCAGCCAAACGCCACCGGACGTAAACACGCCGAGCGATTTCCCCGCTTCGAAGCACTAA
- a CDS encoding DUF4193 family protein, whose product MAQDYDEVRPDVAEASERVLKDVQKIEAPNAKSVQADLEETDLSEGQELPGAIVLDELVVEVIPQGADEFVCSECFSVRHRSQAAKVLGGVIICRECNEL is encoded by the coding sequence ATGGCTCAGGATTACGACGAAGTACGCCCCGATGTTGCCGAAGCATCCGAGCGCGTCCTCAAGGACGTCCAGAAAATAGAGGCCCCGAACGCCAAGAGCGTCCAAGCAGACCTCGAAGAGACTGATCTTTCCGAGGGCCAGGAGTTGCCCGGCGCCATCGTTCTGGACGAGTTGGTCGTCGAAGTGATTCCGCAAGGCGCCGATGAGTTCGTGTGCTCGGAATGCTTCAGCGTTAGGCACCGCAGTCAGGCCGCTAAGGTGCTGGGTGGCGTGATTATTTGCCGTGAATGCAACGAGCTGTAG
- the dapB gene encoding 4-hydroxy-tetrahydrodipicolinate reductase, whose protein sequence is MSAPLKVAVLGASGRMGAEAVKAVTAAADMELVAALGRGDKLEAILEAGATHVVDLSVPASTEQNVRFAVSHGLHAVIGTTGWDDAKRAALSALLAEHPETGVLIAPNFALGSVLASAFAATAARYFESVEIIELHHPNKVDAPSGTAVRTAELIAAERASAGLAASPDATETQLDGARGAVVDGVHVHSVRLRGLVAHQEVLLGGAGEQLTLRHDSYDRASFMPGVLLGLRTVASRPGLTYGLDGYLELGR, encoded by the coding sequence ATGAGTGCACCACTGAAAGTCGCCGTCCTCGGCGCATCCGGACGAATGGGAGCCGAGGCCGTTAAGGCCGTTACGGCCGCTGCGGACATGGAGCTGGTTGCCGCCTTAGGTCGCGGAGACAAGCTCGAAGCCATTCTGGAAGCGGGCGCCACACACGTGGTGGACCTCAGTGTCCCGGCCAGCACCGAGCAGAACGTGCGTTTCGCCGTTAGCCACGGGCTGCATGCAGTCATCGGCACCACCGGCTGGGACGATGCCAAGCGCGCAGCGCTGAGCGCCCTGCTCGCCGAGCACCCCGAAACCGGTGTACTCATCGCCCCGAACTTTGCGCTTGGCTCGGTATTGGCCTCGGCCTTCGCCGCCACCGCCGCACGCTACTTCGAATCGGTGGAAATCATCGAACTGCACCACCCCAACAAGGTTGATGCACCCTCGGGTACCGCGGTACGCACCGCGGAGCTCATTGCCGCCGAGCGGGCGTCAGCCGGTCTGGCTGCCAGCCCCGACGCCACCGAGACCCAGCTGGACGGTGCCCGCGGCGCTGTAGTTGATGGAGTGCACGTGCACTCGGTCCGCCTGCGTGGCCTGGTGGCACATCAGGAGGTCCTGCTCGGCGGGGCCGGCGAACAGCTCACGCTGCGCCACGATTCCTATGACCGCGCTTCATTTATGCCCGGCGTATTGCTGGGCCTGCGCACCGTCGCCTCACGCCCGGGGCTGACCTACGGCCTTGATGGCTACCTCGAGTTGGGACGCTAA
- a CDS encoding FAD-dependent oxidoreductase codes for MTQQYPVVVIGAGPIGLAAAAHLIERGQAVRVLEAGAGAGAAIQDWGHIRLFSTWRYNIDAASRRLLETPSENYAGDWKAPRETRLPFGNEMVDEYLAPLAAHPLLAPHISYGHRVTTVTRLQEDGKSVDKTRSAGREESLFLVRTSTSTGTDDILARAVIDASGTWSTQNPVGRSGISAIGEEAARAAGVITSPLPDPLGADKETFSGKKILVLGAGHSAANTLISLGRLRQQNPDTTILWGLRGAANPIKLYGGGAADELPARGQLGTSLRRFVENGDITIVENLAVTSVEIGDSATVKVADGRTFVVDLLVPATGFRPDLAMLSELRLDLDEIVEAARELGPLIDPEFHSCGTVSAHGERILSHPEKNFYIVGMKSYGRAPTFLMATGYEQVRSIAAALAGDRTAADLVELELPETGVCSTDLGGSCDAPASSCATPEPSAELADEACSPPRLVSVGFATGTLHGNTELHTKSTAATVTAEDGGCCGSTAPVLEPAVVADSCCGSQSVNVGRAE; via the coding sequence ATGACCCAGCAGTACCCCGTTGTAGTAATCGGAGCCGGTCCCATCGGACTGGCGGCCGCCGCCCACCTGATCGAACGTGGACAAGCGGTCCGAGTTCTCGAAGCTGGCGCCGGTGCCGGGGCAGCGATCCAGGACTGGGGACACATCAGGCTGTTCTCCACCTGGCGTTACAACATTGACGCGGCATCGCGCCGCCTGCTGGAAACCCCGAGCGAGAACTACGCGGGAGACTGGAAGGCACCGCGAGAAACGCGGTTGCCCTTCGGCAACGAGATGGTAGACGAGTACCTTGCGCCCCTGGCCGCTCACCCGCTCTTGGCTCCGCACATCAGCTATGGCCACCGCGTCACGACCGTGACTCGCCTTCAAGAAGATGGCAAAAGTGTTGATAAGACGCGCAGCGCAGGCCGCGAAGAATCACTCTTCTTGGTACGCACCAGCACCTCAACCGGCACCGACGACATCTTGGCTCGCGCCGTCATTGATGCCTCGGGCACCTGGAGCACCCAGAACCCCGTGGGCCGCTCGGGCATCAGCGCCATCGGTGAAGAAGCGGCACGTGCCGCGGGTGTCATCACGTCCCCTCTGCCCGATCCCCTAGGGGCCGACAAAGAAACCTTTAGCGGCAAGAAAATCTTGGTTCTTGGTGCCGGGCACTCGGCAGCCAACACATTGATCAGCCTCGGTAGGCTGCGCCAGCAGAACCCCGACACCACGATTCTGTGGGGTCTGCGTGGGGCAGCAAATCCGATCAAGCTCTATGGCGGTGGTGCTGCCGACGAGCTGCCGGCCCGCGGACAATTGGGGACTTCCCTGCGTCGTTTTGTCGAAAATGGCGACATCACCATCGTGGAGAATCTGGCCGTCACCTCCGTGGAGATCGGTGATTCTGCCACGGTGAAAGTGGCTGACGGTCGTACCTTTGTCGTTGATCTTCTGGTTCCGGCCACCGGGTTCCGCCCGGATCTGGCCATGCTCTCCGAGCTGCGACTGGACCTCGATGAGATCGTTGAGGCCGCGCGCGAGCTCGGCCCGTTGATCGATCCCGAGTTCCATAGTTGCGGCACGGTCTCCGCACACGGTGAACGAATTCTCTCCCACCCGGAGAAGAACTTCTACATTGTGGGGATGAAGAGCTACGGCCGAGCCCCGACGTTCCTGATGGCCACCGGATACGAGCAGGTTCGTTCCATAGCCGCAGCTCTGGCCGGCGACCGTACTGCGGCCGATCTGGTGGAACTTGAGCTTCCGGAAACTGGCGTTTGCTCCACCGATCTTGGCGGTTCCTGCGACGCACCGGCAAGCAGTTGTGCCACCCCCGAGCCCTCGGCCGAGCTAGCTGATGAGGCCTGTAGCCCACCGCGACTGGTGTCGGTCGGCTTCGCCACCGGAACACTGCACGGCAATACGGAGCTTCACACCAAGAGCACTGCCGCGACCGTCACCGCGGAGGACGGTGGTTGCTGCGGTTCTACCGCGCCGGTGCTCGAACCGGCCGTTGTTGCCGATTCGTGCTGCGGTTCGCAATCGGTCAACGTCGGCCGAGCCGAGTAA
- a CDS encoding arsenate reductase ArsC, giving the protein MSTSKPSVLFVCVHNAGRSQMAAAFLTNLSAGQVEVRSAGSAPADSVNPAAVEAMKEVGIDMSAETPKILTVEAVKESDVVITMGCGDTCPIFPGKRYEDWQLDDPAGQGVESVRPIRDEIRRRIETLISELFPATV; this is encoded by the coding sequence ATGAGCACTTCCAAGCCCTCCGTCCTGTTCGTCTGTGTCCACAACGCCGGACGCTCCCAGATGGCCGCAGCATTCCTCACCAATCTCTCCGCCGGACAAGTTGAGGTCCGCTCCGCAGGCTCCGCCCCGGCGGATAGCGTGAACCCTGCCGCAGTGGAAGCGATGAAGGAAGTCGGCATTGACATGTCGGCCGAGACACCCAAGATCCTCACGGTTGAAGCGGTCAAGGAATCCGACGTGGTCATCACCATGGGCTGCGGAGACACCTGCCCGATCTTCCCGGGTAAACGCTACGAAGACTGGCAGCTCGATGACCCGGCAGGACAAGGCGTGGAGTCGGTACGTCCGATCCGCGATGAGATCCGTCGCCGCATCGAGACCCTAATCTCAGAGCTGTTCCCGGCCACGGTCTAA
- the arsB gene encoding ACR3 family arsenite efflux transporter, with the protein MTSTAAPNDAGHITAKLSTLDRYLAVWILAAMALGLGLGRIIPGLGHALESIKVAGVSLPIALGLLVMMYPVLAKVRYSETSRVIGDKKLMITSLVINWVLAPAFMFALAWLFLPDLPEYRTGLIIVGLARCIAMVLIWNDLACGDREAAAVLVAINSVFQVFAFGVLGWFYLQVLPTWLGLPTTSAEFSIWAITLSVLVFLGIPLVAGFLTRTLGEKAKGRQWYEGTFLPKIGPWALYGLLFTIVILFALQGNTIISKPLDVVRIALPLLVYFAVVFGASMLIGRSLGMEYERTTTLAFTAAGNNFELAIAVAIATFGVTSGQALAGVVGPLIEVPVLVALVYVALWSRKFFTTHTTKKVSA; encoded by the coding sequence ATGACATCTACCGCTGCACCCAACGACGCGGGGCACATTACCGCCAAGTTATCGACGCTTGACCGATATCTTGCCGTGTGGATTTTGGCCGCCATGGCCCTAGGATTGGGCCTTGGTCGCATCATCCCGGGGTTGGGCCACGCCCTTGAATCGATCAAGGTGGCAGGTGTTTCACTCCCCATCGCGCTCGGGTTGCTCGTGATGATGTACCCGGTACTCGCCAAGGTTCGTTACAGCGAAACCTCGCGCGTTATTGGTGATAAGAAGCTCATGATCACTTCCCTGGTAATCAACTGGGTGCTGGCACCGGCCTTTATGTTTGCCCTCGCCTGGCTCTTCCTGCCGGACCTCCCCGAATACCGCACCGGGTTGATCATCGTCGGTTTGGCCCGCTGTATCGCGATGGTATTGATCTGGAATGATCTCGCCTGCGGTGACCGGGAAGCGGCAGCAGTCTTGGTAGCCATCAACTCCGTCTTCCAGGTCTTCGCCTTCGGCGTGCTGGGCTGGTTCTATCTTCAGGTCCTGCCCACCTGGTTGGGACTACCGACCACCAGCGCCGAATTCTCTATCTGGGCCATCACGCTATCGGTACTGGTGTTCCTGGGCATCCCGCTGGTCGCAGGATTCCTCACCCGCACCCTGGGCGAAAAGGCCAAGGGACGCCAATGGTACGAGGGCACGTTCCTGCCCAAGATCGGCCCCTGGGCACTCTACGGCCTACTCTTCACCATCGTGATTCTCTTTGCCCTCCAGGGCAATACCATCATTTCCAAGCCGCTGGACGTTGTGCGCATCGCACTGCCGCTACTGGTCTACTTCGCGGTGGTCTTTGGGGCATCCATGCTTATTGGACGTTCTCTGGGCATGGAATACGAACGCACCACCACCCTGGCCTTCACCGCTGCCGGCAACAACTTTGAATTGGCCATTGCGGTAGCCATCGCTACCTTCGGGGTCACCAGCGGCCAGGCATTGGCAGGAGTCGTGGGCCCGCTGATCGAGGTCCCGGTTCTTGTTGCCCTGGTATATGTCGCCCTCTGGTCCCGCAAATTCTTCACCACTCACACCACCAAGAAGGTCAGCGCATGA
- a CDS encoding metalloregulator ArsR/SmtB family transcription factor — MPTQGATQIRATGLELSVRETEPACCVPAQGKETLLATEAEALALRFKALADPNRLRILSIVSSSENAETCVCDLAEPLNLGQPTVSHHLKIMVEAGLLNREKRGVWAYYSLVPGALSSLAATLIPKD; from the coding sequence ATGCCGACACAAGGTGCCACACAAATTAGGGCGACCGGGCTCGAGCTTTCCGTGCGCGAAACGGAACCGGCCTGCTGTGTTCCGGCTCAGGGAAAGGAAACCCTGCTTGCCACCGAGGCCGAGGCGCTTGCCCTACGTTTCAAGGCGCTGGCGGATCCCAACCGACTGCGCATTCTTTCCATCGTCTCCTCCAGTGAAAACGCCGAGACCTGTGTCTGCGATCTCGCCGAGCCACTCAACCTTGGTCAGCCCACCGTCTCTCACCACCTGAAGATCATGGTCGAGGCAGGACTGCTCAACCGTGAAAAGCGTGGCGTCTGGGCCTACTACTCCCTAGTACCCGGCGCCCTGAGCTCCTTGGCTGCCACCCTGATTCCGAAGGACTAA
- a CDS encoding low molecular weight phosphatase family protein, producing MKNSSTAAPSPSVLFVCVKNGGKSQMAAGLMKLEAGHDITVTSAGTKPGHAVNALSSEVLADLGVDISSEVPKILTEENMRAAGLVVVLGSEAKVPPVDGVRIEVWETDEPSTRGIEGRERMELVRDDIHARVKELKKRLLTSA from the coding sequence GTGAAGAATTCATCAACAGCTGCGCCATCCCCTTCGGTTCTTTTTGTCTGTGTGAAGAACGGCGGAAAGTCTCAGATGGCCGCCGGGTTGATGAAACTTGAAGCGGGCCATGACATCACCGTGACCTCGGCGGGCACCAAACCCGGGCATGCGGTCAACGCTCTGTCCTCAGAGGTTTTGGCCGATCTGGGTGTTGACATCAGTTCCGAGGTACCCAAGATCTTGACCGAGGAAAATATGCGTGCGGCCGGGCTGGTGGTGGTGCTGGGCTCCGAAGCGAAGGTTCCGCCGGTGGACGGCGTGAGGATCGAAGTGTGGGAAACCGACGAACCGAGTACCCGTGGCATCGAGGGGCGCGAACGCATGGAACTGGTTCGCGACGACATTCATGCCCGGGTGAAAGAGCTCAAGAAGCGTCTGCTGACCTCGGCCTAA
- a CDS encoding DUF952 domain-containing protein, which translates to MTTILHLTEMGIWQEAQTTGVYRLSTRGATVAEVGFIYCSEPHQLPRVASYIYADYPGDLVVLQLDETAIAAAGVQIRYEDGGDGEDFPHLYSELHTAWVHTTFGATMDGSLLRSPGLDAISASTS; encoded by the coding sequence ATGACAACGATCCTGCACCTGACGGAAATGGGTATCTGGCAAGAAGCCCAAACCACCGGCGTTTATCGGTTATCAACCCGAGGCGCCACGGTGGCCGAGGTGGGTTTCATTTACTGCTCGGAACCGCATCAGCTTCCACGCGTGGCCTCGTACATCTACGCCGACTACCCGGGTGATCTGGTTGTGCTTCAGCTGGATGAGACAGCGATCGCCGCCGCTGGTGTCCAGATCCGATACGAGGATGGCGGTGACGGGGAGGATTTCCCGCACCTGTATTCCGAACTGCACACCGCGTGGGTCCACACCACCTTTGGGGCAACCATGGACGGATCGCTGCTTCGTTCTCCTGGCCTGGACGCAATTAGCGCAAGTACTTCGTAA
- a CDS encoding DUF1772 domain-containing protein, with the protein MNEVLLITLTIITAACTAIAGGVYFSFSALVMPALEKIPPREAVTAMRRINEVAVRWPFMSIFFGSMLGSVALLVTEMAAGNWVPAAMARLIGAALGIAAFGITVLGNVPLNNQLARTRESDSDADTWTSFAVSWGRLNHARWICAVVSAAVLSYFLVIYGQLSTASHVARRRSKATAPCPDPPRKLVFPSRTRS; encoded by the coding sequence ATGAACGAAGTCTTGCTCATTACCCTGACCATCATCACCGCAGCCTGCACGGCCATCGCCGGGGGAGTGTATTTTTCCTTCTCGGCACTCGTGATGCCAGCACTAGAGAAGATACCGCCCCGAGAAGCCGTGACAGCGATGCGGCGGATTAATGAAGTCGCCGTGCGCTGGCCCTTCATGAGCATCTTCTTTGGTTCCATGCTCGGCTCCGTGGCACTGCTGGTCACGGAAATGGCCGCCGGGAACTGGGTCCCGGCGGCCATGGCTCGCCTTATTGGTGCTGCTTTGGGAATTGCTGCCTTCGGTATCACGGTGCTGGGCAATGTCCCGTTGAACAACCAGCTGGCCAGGACCCGCGAAAGCGACTCCGATGCTGATACTTGGACATCATTTGCCGTGTCGTGGGGCCGGCTGAATCACGCCCGCTGGATCTGCGCGGTGGTTTCGGCCGCGGTGCTGAGCTATTTCCTGGTGATCTATGGGCAGCTCAGCACCGCGTCACACGTGGCTAGACGAAGATCGAAAGCAACAGCACCATGCCCAGACCCACCACGGAAATTAGTGTTTCCATCACGGACCAGGTCTTGA